In Desulfosoma caldarium, the following are encoded in one genomic region:
- the rfbC gene encoding dTDP-4-dehydrorhamnose 3,5-epimerase: protein MRRVPTAIPDVLVFEPRVFEDERGFFFESYNRKTFEILGLVEDFVQDNHSRSRRGVLRGLHYQIPPRAQGKLVRVVVGEIFDVAVDLRRSSPTFGRWVGVHLSAENKRQLYIPKGFAHGFLALSPWAEVCYKTTDYYSPEHERCVLWNDAQLNIAWPLKKGDMPALSSKDAQGMPLAQADLFD from the coding sequence ATGCGACGCGTTCCCACGGCCATTCCCGACGTCCTTGTGTTCGAACCCAGGGTCTTTGAAGACGAACGAGGCTTTTTCTTTGAAAGCTATAATCGAAAAACGTTTGAGATCCTGGGGCTTGTCGAAGATTTCGTGCAGGACAATCATTCGCGGTCCCGCCGCGGTGTGCTGCGCGGCCTCCACTATCAAATTCCGCCTCGAGCTCAGGGCAAGCTGGTGCGGGTTGTGGTGGGCGAAATTTTTGATGTGGCCGTGGACCTGCGTCGATCTTCGCCCACGTTCGGTCGGTGGGTGGGAGTGCATTTGTCGGCGGAAAACAAAAGGCAGCTTTACATTCCCAAGGGTTTTGCCCATGGGTTCTTGGCTTTATCACCGTGGGCCGAAGTGTGCTACAAGACCACGGACTACTATTCCCCGGAACACGAACGCTGTGTGCTATGGAACGATGCCCAACTGAACATCGCCTGGCCCCTTAAGAAAGGAGACATGCCCGCTCTGTCTTCAAAGGATGCACAAGGGATGCCCCTGGCTCAGGCGGACCTTTTCGACTGA
- the pabB gene encoding aminodeoxychorismate synthase component I codes for MAMDDAVRGAVQRVRLSKVFRRETDASFLEKVAPLMRTSYGAVFLSGTELDCARHSLAFWNPLFILRSKGLQVSLTTAHGTVTEGLHPLEALDRLLEATRPSVPLLVEPFSGGLVGYLSYELKNVLEVLPQTATDDLNLPESLFFLPKDIMVFDRLTGETVHMTLETKGLTPVAPSPTQEVLERSSTSAQSGNLRSDFSREAYMDAVATIRRYIRNGDVYQVNLSQRFSASFGGNPWFLWTRLFYQNPAPFYAYLHLPGHHILSTSMERFVCRRGDTIETRPIKGTRPRGATAYEDRAMREDLLTNPKDDAELSMIVDLLRNDLGRVCQPRSIVVAEHKRLEGYANVWHLVSVITGKLNPGVSPGQIFRATFPGGSITGCPKIRAMEIIDELEHHVRHVYTGSIGYVGWHDTMDMNIAIRTAILKDDRLYFSVGGGVVYDSDESAEYEETLHKGRTLFQVIERLQEEEACQ; via the coding sequence ATGGCTATGGATGACGCGGTGCGGGGAGCGGTGCAACGGGTACGGCTTTCAAAGGTCTTTCGCCGAGAAACCGATGCCTCGTTTTTGGAAAAGGTCGCCCCTTTAATGCGAACCTCGTACGGCGCGGTGTTTCTTAGCGGCACCGAGTTGGACTGCGCCCGCCATTCCTTGGCGTTCTGGAATCCATTGTTCATCCTTCGCTCCAAAGGTCTGCAGGTCTCGCTCACGACAGCTCACGGCACCGTCACCGAAGGCCTACATCCTCTGGAAGCTCTGGACAGGCTCCTTGAAGCCACTCGCCCGTCTGTCCCCTTGCTGGTGGAACCCTTTTCCGGCGGCCTTGTGGGTTACCTTTCCTACGAACTGAAAAACGTGTTGGAAGTTCTTCCTCAAACCGCCACCGACGACTTGAATCTTCCCGAAAGCCTTTTTTTTCTTCCTAAGGACATCATGGTTTTTGACCGCCTGACGGGAGAAACTGTGCATATGACCTTGGAAACAAAGGGTCTGACGCCCGTGGCACCATCCCCGACGCAAGAGGTTCTGGAGAGATCGTCTACTTCCGCTCAAAGCGGCAATCTTCGAAGTGATTTTTCTCGTGAAGCGTACATGGACGCGGTCGCCACGATTCGCCGCTACATTCGGAACGGGGATGTCTACCAGGTGAACCTCTCCCAAAGATTTTCCGCATCGTTCGGCGGCAATCCCTGGTTTCTCTGGACGCGGCTCTTTTACCAAAACCCCGCGCCCTTTTACGCCTATCTGCACCTTCCAGGCCACCACATCCTTTCCACATCCATGGAACGCTTTGTGTGCCGGCGCGGCGACACCATCGAGACACGTCCCATCAAAGGAACACGCCCTCGGGGTGCCACGGCATACGAGGATCGCGCCATGCGGGAAGACTTGCTCACGAACCCCAAAGATGATGCAGAACTGTCTATGATTGTGGATTTGCTGCGCAATGACCTCGGCCGCGTTTGCCAACCACGCTCCATTGTGGTTGCCGAGCATAAGCGGCTGGAGGGTTACGCCAACGTGTGGCACCTGGTGTCCGTCATCACTGGAAAACTGAACCCCGGCGTTTCGCCGGGGCAGATTTTTCGAGCCACCTTTCCCGGCGGGTCCATCACGGGGTGTCCCAAGATTCGCGCCATGGAAATCATCGACGAACTGGAACACCACGTGCGCCATGTATATACGGGATCCATAGGTTACGTGGGTTGGCATGACACCATGGACATGAACATCGCCATTCGAACGGCCATCCTTAAGGACGACCGCCTCTATTTCTCTGTAGGCGGCGGCGTAGTCTATGATTCCGATGAAAGCGCCGAATACGAGGAAACACTTCACAAGGGCCGCACCCTATTTCAGGTGATAGAACGGCTTCAGGAAGAGGAGGCGTGCCAGTGA
- a CDS encoding deoxyguanosinetriphosphate triphosphohydrolase, whose translation MPKGEKTARSDFATVRQWLEAREFQVLAPQAQKSVASQGRQRPDDPECPLRTAYQRDRDRIVHSKAFRRLKHKTQVFLSPSGDHYRTRLTHTLEVSQIARTIGRALALNEDLIEAVALGHDLGHTPFGHGGERVLSQLHPDGFRHHEQSLRVVDCLEKGGRGLNLTFEVRDGILKHSKGKTHPILTEPAKRPVTLEGQVVRVADIVAYVNHDLDDAIRARVLSPQDLPEPIRCRLGDSHAQRIHTLVDDVITASAASGLKEIRMSEPILGLVEDLRAFLFERVYELETIRQEFQRVQKILEDLYTVLLKDKDLFRREVGPRDPRVSRAQQVCDYIAGMTDRYALDLYKKIFLPRPWMRL comes from the coding sequence ATGCCCAAAGGGGAAAAGACGGCCCGAAGCGATTTTGCCACCGTGCGCCAGTGGTTGGAAGCCAGGGAGTTTCAAGTGCTGGCGCCTCAGGCACAGAAGAGCGTGGCCAGTCAAGGACGTCAGCGGCCCGATGACCCGGAATGCCCCCTGCGCACGGCCTATCAGCGGGATCGAGACCGCATTGTGCATTCTAAAGCGTTTCGGCGGCTCAAACACAAGACGCAGGTGTTTCTTTCGCCCTCAGGAGATCACTACCGCACGCGCTTGACCCATACGCTGGAAGTGTCGCAAATTGCGCGAACCATCGGCCGAGCCCTCGCTCTGAATGAAGATCTTATCGAAGCCGTGGCCCTGGGCCATGACCTGGGACACACTCCCTTTGGCCATGGCGGCGAACGCGTGCTCAGCCAGCTGCACCCAGATGGCTTTCGGCATCACGAGCAAAGTCTTCGCGTGGTGGATTGCCTGGAAAAGGGAGGCCGAGGTCTCAATCTCACCTTTGAAGTGCGCGACGGCATACTCAAACATTCCAAGGGAAAAACGCATCCCATACTGACGGAGCCCGCTAAAAGGCCTGTGACCCTGGAAGGTCAGGTGGTGCGCGTAGCCGACATCGTGGCCTACGTTAATCACGACCTGGACGACGCCATTCGAGCCCGCGTGTTGTCGCCCCAGGATCTTCCCGAGCCCATCCGTTGTCGGCTAGGGGACTCGCACGCTCAAAGGATTCACACGTTGGTCGACGATGTGATTACGGCTAGTGCGGCGAGCGGCTTGAAAGAGATTCGCATGAGCGAGCCGATTTTGGGGCTTGTGGAAGATCTTCGCGCTTTTCTTTTTGAGCGGGTCTATGAACTGGAAACCATTCGTCAGGAATTTCAAAGGGTTCAGAAGATTCTTGAAGATCTTTACACGGTGCTTCTAAAAGACAAGGACCTGTTTCGGCGCGAGGTGGGACCGCGAGACCCGAGAGTGTCGCGGGCTCAGCAGGTTTGCGATTACATTGCCGGCATGACCGATCGGTATGCTTTGGACCTGTACAAGAAGATTTTTCTTCCACGTCCATGGATGCGCCTGTAA
- the rfbD gene encoding dTDP-4-dehydrorhamnose reductase, which produces MKTVVVTGILGQLGWELERSCPASVRLVGVDLPEVNITQPDQVARLFARTRPHVVINAAAYTAVDRAEQEAEAAYAVNRDAVRLLAEACAQQGAHLVHVSTDFVFDGTLSRPIRPSDLPNPLGVYGASKLAGEKVALDVLKDRCTIVRTAWLYSSHGANFVKTMLRLFDERDEVHVVSDQVGTPTWAANLADFLWAFLQKEPVPAGIYHFTDAGVASWYDFAVAVEEETRTKRGKRVWVRPIRTEEYPTPARRPSYSVLDKHSAWALWPRRPDHWREALRRMLHEMDHAPA; this is translated from the coding sequence ATGAAAACGGTGGTGGTGACAGGCATTCTGGGCCAGCTGGGGTGGGAATTGGAACGATCGTGTCCGGCATCCGTGCGCCTGGTGGGGGTTGACCTTCCGGAAGTGAACATCACGCAACCAGACCAGGTGGCACGACTTTTTGCGCGAACTCGTCCTCACGTGGTCATCAATGCCGCCGCCTATACCGCCGTGGATCGAGCGGAACAGGAGGCCGAAGCGGCCTACGCGGTCAATCGTGATGCCGTACGCCTCCTGGCCGAAGCCTGTGCCCAGCAGGGGGCGCACCTCGTGCACGTGTCCACGGATTTCGTTTTCGATGGCACGCTTTCCAGACCCATTAGGCCCAGCGACCTCCCAAATCCTCTGGGCGTCTACGGGGCCAGCAAACTGGCCGGGGAAAAAGTGGCCTTGGACGTTCTTAAAGACCGATGCACCATCGTGCGTACGGCTTGGCTTTATTCCAGCCACGGAGCCAATTTCGTCAAGACCATGCTGCGGCTCTTTGATGAACGGGACGAGGTGCACGTGGTGAGTGACCAGGTTGGGACGCCCACGTGGGCGGCCAATTTGGCCGATTTCCTATGGGCGTTTTTGCAAAAAGAACCGGTGCCGGCAGGCATCTACCACTTTACCGATGCCGGCGTTGCCTCGTGGTATGATTTTGCTGTGGCCGTGGAAGAGGAAACACGAACCAAACGGGGAAAACGCGTGTGGGTGCGCCCCATTCGCACCGAAGAATACCCCACGCCGGCTCGGCGCCCATCTTACAGCGTTTTGGATAAGCACAGCGCGTGGGCTCTGTGGCCCCGTCGTCCAGATCACTGGCGCGAGGCGCTGCGACGCATGCTGCACGAGATGGATCATGCCCCGGCGTGA
- a CDS encoding LptF/LptG family permease, giving the protein MQNLWPSLTALNLSVWGAWRNMGWTLYRYLMLDQLIPASLCFLGLLMILVTGRLMQFLKYLTAASVSATDILIVMALALPKLALYALPMASLMGTVLAFVRLSADNEIIAMRSAGISFRQMAPAVLTLALALTAVSFYTSVRLLPTANRELKSALRSLSRAVIPALLQEGRFIDTLPNMVFFFQHVDTSASTVRGVLIHDARNPQTRVTITAREAVIRERSEGNNEVVLHMQDGMLSRMGRDLKTSQIITFQSYDLVLSLDALLGSGKEVSWKRGEMSLAELRTALAQTQDRRYALEWHKRLALPFACLVLGMAAAPFGVLFAQGRRMTGITLSIALFLAYYLLLSAGNALGEQRLVPAAFGIWMPNAVTASVATSLWVKAHRQ; this is encoded by the coding sequence GTGCAGAATCTGTGGCCTTCACTCACGGCCTTGAACCTTTCGGTGTGGGGCGCTTGGCGAAACATGGGCTGGACACTTTATCGATACCTGATGCTGGACCAACTGATTCCGGCGTCCCTGTGCTTTCTCGGCCTACTTATGATCCTCGTCACAGGTCGCCTCATGCAGTTTCTCAAATATTTGACCGCCGCTTCCGTTTCCGCGACGGACATTCTCATCGTCATGGCCCTGGCCCTGCCTAAGTTGGCTCTGTACGCCCTGCCCATGGCCAGCCTCATGGGCACCGTTCTGGCCTTTGTGCGCCTCAGCGCCGACAACGAAATCATTGCCATGCGCAGCGCCGGCATCAGCTTTCGCCAGATGGCTCCGGCCGTTCTCACCCTGGCGCTGGCCTTGACCGCCGTGTCCTTTTACACGTCCGTGCGGCTTCTGCCAACCGCCAATCGGGAACTTAAGAGCGCTTTAAGGTCCCTCAGCCGAGCCGTCATTCCGGCTCTATTGCAGGAAGGGCGGTTTATCGACACGCTGCCGAACATGGTCTTCTTTTTCCAACACGTGGACACCTCGGCGAGCACCGTGCGCGGCGTACTTATTCACGACGCTCGCAATCCACAGACTCGGGTGACCATCACGGCGCGAGAAGCCGTGATTCGCGAACGGTCGGAGGGCAACAACGAAGTGGTGCTGCACATGCAAGATGGCATGTTGTCTCGCATGGGCAGGGACCTCAAGACCAGCCAAATCATCACGTTTCAAAGTTACGACCTGGTGCTATCCCTGGACGCGCTCTTGGGCTCGGGCAAAGAGGTCTCCTGGAAACGAGGGGAAATGAGCTTGGCCGAGCTGCGTACAGCCCTGGCGCAAACTCAGGATCGACGCTATGCGCTGGAATGGCACAAGCGCCTGGCTTTGCCCTTTGCCTGTCTGGTCTTGGGCATGGCCGCCGCTCCTTTTGGGGTGCTCTTTGCCCAAGGGCGCCGCATGACCGGCATCACCCTGAGCATCGCCCTGTTCCTGGCCTATTATCTGCTTTTGTCCGCCGGCAATGCGCTCGGGGAACAACGCCTGGTTCCGGCCGCCTTTGGCATATGGATGCCCAACGCGGTGACCGCCTCTGTGGCCACGTCCCTCTGGGTGAAAGCTCATCGCCAATGA
- the lptG gene encoding LPS export ABC transporter permease LptG, whose protein sequence is MKILTRYVLKHFFWVFGIALFGFGGIYVVVDFFEKLDDILEKKAAAMDAVLYFAYKVPAILAQGIPIAALLATLIGLGILQRNREIMALRAAGLRAWAYAGPMVLASLTLVVVTFMAGETLGRSLNRKAADLWQEKIEKKDVQLGFLQENVWYHSQDYFLQARTYDAATKVFQGVSIYELDEQFRLRRRLDAQRLIWAESSWRAEKGTVLAYKGGMAQHQAFEHMDMALALHPKDLAVAAALPEELRWDLLYGYTKKLGAEGYNTVPYRVELHMRVATAFATLILGLIGVSLGLHLGHRGGIALGIALGLGLTFAYLVLLQIGASFARSEILPVALGVWMPNGLFAAIGAALWVRAPQ, encoded by the coding sequence ATGAAGATCCTGACGCGCTACGTGCTCAAGCACTTTTTTTGGGTTTTCGGCATCGCTCTCTTTGGTTTTGGGGGCATCTACGTCGTGGTGGATTTTTTCGAAAAGCTTGACGACATTCTCGAAAAGAAAGCCGCCGCTATGGATGCCGTACTCTATTTTGCCTACAAGGTGCCGGCCATTTTGGCTCAAGGCATTCCCATCGCCGCCCTTCTGGCCACGCTCATCGGGTTGGGGATTCTGCAAAGAAACCGAGAAATTATGGCTCTTCGGGCCGCAGGGCTTCGAGCCTGGGCCTACGCCGGCCCCATGGTGCTGGCTTCCCTCACCCTGGTCGTCGTGACTTTCATGGCCGGGGAAACGCTCGGCCGCTCCCTCAATCGCAAGGCCGCCGACCTTTGGCAGGAAAAAATAGAAAAAAAGGACGTGCAGCTGGGCTTTTTGCAGGAAAACGTTTGGTACCATAGCCAGGATTACTTCTTGCAAGCCCGCACCTACGACGCCGCGACCAAGGTTTTTCAAGGGGTTTCGATCTACGAGCTGGATGAGCAGTTTCGTCTGCGCCGGCGCCTGGATGCACAGCGTCTGATCTGGGCAGAATCTTCATGGCGGGCCGAAAAGGGCACCGTGCTGGCCTATAAAGGGGGAATGGCCCAACACCAAGCTTTTGAACATATGGACATGGCCTTGGCATTGCACCCAAAGGATTTGGCCGTGGCGGCGGCGCTTCCGGAAGAGCTTCGCTGGGATCTGCTCTACGGCTACACGAAAAAGCTCGGTGCCGAAGGCTACAATACCGTGCCCTATCGCGTGGAACTGCACATGCGGGTCGCCACAGCCTTTGCCACCCTGATTCTGGGCCTCATCGGCGTCAGCCTTGGCCTTCACCTGGGGCATCGCGGCGGCATTGCGTTGGGCATCGCCCTAGGCTTGGGACTCACCTTTGCCTACCTGGTCCTTTTGCAAATAGGGGCATCCTTTGCCCGATCGGAAATACTCCCCGTCGCTTTGGGCGTCTGGATGCCCAATGGTCTGTTTGCCGCCATCGGCGCCGCCTTGTGGGTGCGCGCGCCGCAGTAG
- a CDS encoding valine--tRNA ligase: MSHEPLPKAYEFHEIEARWVQAWVENQNFRADPQASKPPFSIVIPPPNVTGQLHMGHALNNTLQDILCRYKRQRGFEVLWVPGTDHAGIATQNVVERQIAKEGLSRHDLGREKFLEKVWEWKQTYGGYIIRQLKRLGASCDWTRERFTMDEGLSRAVRLVFVQLYEEGLIYRGHRMINWCPRCMTALANIEVEGEETEGRLYHIRYPLADGFGAVTVATTRPETMLGDTAVAVHPEDPRYQHVIGKTVILPLMQRPIPVIADPYVDREFGTGALKITPGHDFNDFDIGQKHGLELKRVIGEDGIMTAEAGRYQGLDRYECRKKVVADLKKGGYLVAVQDHRHRVGHCYRCKSTVEPMLSLQWFVRTRPLADEAMAAVRDGRTRIIPEKWEKDYFQWLENIEDWCISRQIWWGHRIPAWYCADCQGVTVAVEDPAACHHCGGTQLHQDNDVLDTWFSSALWPFTTMGWPEKTPELQKFYPTSVLVTGFDILFFWVARMMMMGLHFMKDVPFRDVYVHALVRDAQGQKMSKSKGNVIDPLVMMDRYGTDALRFTLTAFAAQGRDIKLSEERIEGYRHFVNKIWNASRLVLMNIEGATLLERLPERPNRLAHRWILSRFQSVLHDVETALENYHFDQYAQSLYQFFWHEYCDWYLEVIKPDLYGEDPEAKKLAQSIAATLLKNLLILLHPVMPFVTEELYQRLSGSAQSLTEAAFPAKEPWRMDPDAERDMALLKDVITGLRNIRGEMNIAPGVRLKAVCLCAGAAEKNLLETNRQMLVDLARLNSLTVGLQEELPKPRLAAGTVSSGVEAYVILEGVLDYNSEAKRLEKEIGKIQKELEGTRKKLANEDFLRRAPAEVVAKEKEKAERLGEKLGKLKANRERVEALVREASQG, encoded by the coding sequence ATGAGTCACGAGCCTTTACCTAAGGCGTATGAATTCCACGAAATAGAGGCCCGCTGGGTTCAGGCATGGGTGGAAAATCAGAATTTTCGGGCCGATCCGCAAGCGTCCAAACCTCCGTTCAGCATCGTCATTCCACCGCCCAACGTCACCGGGCAGCTTCACATGGGCCATGCGCTCAACAACACACTCCAAGACATTTTGTGCCGTTACAAGAGGCAGCGGGGTTTTGAAGTCCTGTGGGTTCCCGGCACGGACCATGCCGGAATCGCCACCCAAAACGTGGTGGAACGCCAGATCGCGAAAGAAGGCCTGAGCCGGCACGATTTGGGTCGGGAAAAGTTCCTGGAAAAGGTCTGGGAGTGGAAGCAGACCTATGGGGGCTATATCATTCGTCAGCTGAAACGTTTGGGGGCCAGTTGCGACTGGACTCGGGAACGTTTCACCATGGACGAGGGTTTGTCTCGAGCCGTACGGTTAGTATTTGTGCAGCTCTACGAAGAAGGGCTCATTTACCGAGGCCACCGCATGATCAATTGGTGTCCTCGATGCATGACGGCTTTGGCCAACATTGAGGTGGAAGGGGAAGAAACCGAGGGACGCCTTTATCACATTCGGTACCCCTTGGCGGATGGATTCGGCGCCGTCACGGTGGCCACCACGCGACCCGAAACCATGCTGGGGGACACAGCTGTGGCCGTGCATCCGGAAGATCCTCGGTATCAGCATGTGATCGGGAAAACGGTCATCTTGCCTTTAATGCAGCGGCCCATTCCCGTCATCGCTGACCCCTACGTGGATCGAGAATTTGGCACGGGCGCCCTCAAGATCACGCCTGGCCATGATTTCAATGATTTTGACATCGGTCAAAAACATGGCCTGGAACTCAAGCGCGTTATCGGCGAAGACGGCATCATGACGGCCGAAGCCGGCCGGTACCAGGGACTGGACCGCTACGAATGCCGAAAGAAGGTGGTGGCCGACCTGAAAAAGGGCGGTTACCTGGTGGCAGTGCAGGATCATAGGCACCGCGTCGGGCATTGTTATCGGTGCAAGAGCACCGTTGAACCCATGTTGTCGCTGCAATGGTTCGTTAGGACTCGGCCTTTGGCCGATGAGGCCATGGCTGCGGTTCGCGATGGCCGAACGCGCATCATTCCGGAAAAGTGGGAAAAAGACTATTTTCAGTGGCTTGAAAACATTGAAGACTGGTGCATCAGCCGCCAGATTTGGTGGGGGCATCGCATTCCGGCCTGGTACTGCGCGGACTGCCAAGGGGTTACAGTGGCCGTGGAAGACCCGGCAGCGTGCCATCACTGCGGGGGGACCCAACTGCACCAGGACAACGATGTGTTGGACACCTGGTTCAGTTCGGCCCTGTGGCCTTTCACCACCATGGGATGGCCCGAAAAGACTCCGGAACTGCAAAAGTTTTATCCCACGTCTGTGTTGGTCACCGGTTTTGACATTCTCTTTTTCTGGGTGGCCCGCATGATGATGATGGGCCTTCACTTCATGAAGGATGTGCCGTTTCGTGACGTCTACGTACACGCCCTGGTTCGGGACGCTCAGGGCCAAAAGATGAGTAAATCCAAGGGAAACGTTATCGACCCTTTGGTCATGATGGACCGATACGGCACGGACGCACTGCGCTTCACGCTCACCGCCTTTGCCGCACAAGGCAGGGACATTAAGCTTTCCGAGGAACGCATTGAAGGCTATCGGCATTTCGTTAATAAGATCTGGAACGCCTCACGGCTCGTGCTCATGAACATCGAAGGGGCTACCCTTTTGGAGCGTCTTCCGGAGCGGCCCAACCGGCTGGCGCATCGATGGATCCTCAGCCGATTCCAGTCGGTCCTTCACGATGTGGAAACGGCCTTGGAAAATTACCATTTCGACCAGTATGCCCAGAGCCTCTATCAGTTCTTCTGGCATGAATACTGTGACTGGTACCTAGAAGTTATCAAACCTGACCTGTACGGTGAAGACCCCGAAGCCAAAAAGCTGGCGCAAAGCATTGCCGCGACGCTGTTGAAAAACCTTCTGATCCTGCTCCATCCGGTCATGCCTTTTGTTACGGAAGAACTGTACCAAAGGCTTTCGGGATCGGCGCAGAGTCTCACGGAAGCGGCATTTCCGGCCAAAGAACCGTGGCGGATGGATCCGGACGCGGAAAGGGACATGGCACTGCTCAAGGATGTCATCACGGGCCTGCGCAACATTCGCGGCGAAATGAACATCGCCCCGGGCGTGCGCCTGAAGGCCGTGTGCCTTTGTGCCGGGGCGGCGGAAAAGAATCTTTTGGAAACCAACCGACAGATGCTCGTGGATCTTGCTCGATTGAACTCCCTGACCGTCGGGCTCCAGGAAGAGTTACCCAAGCCTCGGCTGGCGGCAGGAACCGTCTCTTCTGGCGTGGAAGCCTATGTGATCCTCGAAGGCGTTCTGGACTACAACAGCGAAGCCAAGCGGTTGGAAAAGGAAATCGGCAAGATTCAAAAGGAACTGGAAGGGACGCGAAAAAAGCTGGCCAATGAAGACTTTCTGCGGCGAGCTCCTGCCGAAGTGGTGGCCAAGGAAAAGGAAAAGGCGGAACGGCTCGGGGAAAAACTGGGGAAGTTGAAAGCCAACCGAGAGCGTGTGGAAGCCTTGGTGCGCGAAGCGTCTCAAGGCTGA
- a CDS encoding anthranilate synthase component II, protein MCTQSEGRPFKNAGSDFPVSAETPTVPIVGLAFEGKVCLMRLVLIDNYDSFTFNLYQLFCEFEGVEVLVYRHDAISVATIASLSPHWIVISPGPRSPAHSGISKAVVRTFAEHVPILGVCLGMQVINEVYGGSTLRAPVPVHGKCSWVHHTGVGLFKGLPSPFRVARYHSLQCRVTSRDLEETAWAEDGVVMALQHKNLPVWGVQFHPESFLSEYGLEVAARFLASHQAFSPSLCAESSSETRFPRWVQATGHNLQPVLGTPWRQQGMRYELHSSKPSGRSTLLFRDQETLRRPIVTNP, encoded by the coding sequence ATGTGCACACAGTCTGAAGGCCGTCCCTTCAAAAACGCAGGCTCGGACTTTCCTGTTTCCGCCGAAACGCCCACCGTGCCCATTGTCGGGCTCGCTTTTGAAGGTAAGGTGTGCCTTATGCGCCTCGTCCTCATCGACAATTATGATTCTTTTACCTTCAATCTCTACCAACTGTTTTGCGAATTTGAGGGCGTGGAGGTCCTGGTCTATCGCCACGACGCCATTTCGGTGGCCACCATCGCCTCCTTGTCCCCGCACTGGATCGTCATCAGCCCCGGCCCGCGATCTCCGGCCCATTCCGGCATCAGCAAGGCTGTGGTGCGAACCTTCGCAGAGCATGTCCCCATTCTGGGCGTGTGTCTCGGCATGCAAGTAATCAATGAAGTTTACGGCGGATCCACGCTTCGCGCGCCCGTGCCCGTGCACGGCAAGTGCTCATGGGTGCATCACACAGGCGTCGGGCTCTTTAAAGGGCTGCCTTCACCCTTTCGCGTCGCCCGGTACCATTCTCTACAATGCCGCGTCACTTCCCGGGATCTTGAAGAAACCGCGTGGGCCGAAGACGGCGTGGTGATGGCTTTGCAACATAAAAATCTTCCCGTGTGGGGCGTGCAATTTCATCCGGAATCTTTTCTATCCGAATACGGTCTGGAAGTGGCCGCACGCTTTCTGGCATCCCATCAGGCATTTTCCCCTTCCCTATGCGCAGAAAGTTCTTCAGAGACTCGATTCCCTCGATGGGTGCAAGCGACGGGCCACAATCTCCAACCCGTTCTCGGCACTCCATGGAGGCAACAAGGCATGCGCTATGAGCTTCACTCATCAAAACCCTCGGGACGCTCCACGCTCCTTTTTCGTGACCAGGAAACCTTAAGGCGTCCAATCGTGACGAACCCATAG
- a CDS encoding aminotransferase class IV produces MSGQGASNTSRIVWWNGHFAPEENVRISPLDRGFLFGDGLFETLRANDGRPLYVADHLKRLSDAARCLRLFGLGEDSTPWLFSEAPSIWHERIAALLKQNGLNRGPARVKIVVSRGIVSELGLPQPSAPTRLILAEPYTPPSEQDYARGWTLHSLRNGWTPPTASMKSLSYLFYLGARQVAADAGCDESLIYDKDGRIAETATGSLLFLSESRCVVAASPHRLKGTAETRVATLLREDGWTIEERNLSKDDLDQFDAIWMTNALVGIMPIRAVDGRPLPRLFRYRAAHYRDLFFRRGVEQPELPEYED; encoded by the coding sequence GTGAGCGGCCAAGGGGCCTCGAACACAAGTCGCATCGTATGGTGGAACGGTCACTTTGCGCCCGAAGAAAACGTTCGAATCTCTCCCTTAGACCGAGGCTTTCTCTTTGGAGACGGCCTCTTTGAAACCCTTCGCGCCAACGACGGACGGCCACTTTACGTCGCCGATCATCTGAAGCGCCTTAGCGACGCCGCGCGGTGCCTTCGCCTTTTCGGCCTTGGAGAGGACAGCACCCCTTGGCTGTTTTCCGAGGCGCCTTCGATCTGGCACGAACGCATCGCTGCTCTTCTTAAACAGAACGGACTGAACCGTGGGCCAGCTCGCGTGAAGATCGTTGTCAGTCGAGGTATCGTGTCAGAATTGGGGCTGCCTCAACCTTCCGCGCCCACGCGGCTTATCCTAGCGGAACCCTACACGCCGCCATCCGAGCAAGACTATGCCCGCGGATGGACGCTCCACTCTTTGCGCAACGGCTGGACACCTCCCACGGCGTCCATGAAGAGCCTAAGTTACTTGTTTTACTTAGGGGCACGGCAGGTCGCCGCCGACGCGGGCTGTGACGAATCCCTTATTTACGACAAGGACGGCCGCATCGCCGAAACGGCCACGGGTTCTCTTTTGTTCTTGAGCGAAAGCCGGTGTGTGGTTGCCGCAAGCCCTCATCGCCTCAAAGGCACGGCGGAAACGCGCGTGGCGACTCTGCTTCGCGAAGACGGCTGGACAATAGAAGAAAGAAACCTTTCAAAAGACGACCTGGACCAATTTGACGCCATTTGGATGACCAATGCTCTCGTGGGCATCATGCCCATCCGCGCCGTGGACGGCAGACCCCTGCCTCGCCTTTTTCGCTACCGCGCCGCCCACTATCGCGATCTCTTCTTTCGCCGCGGCGTCGAACAACCTGAGCTCCCGGAATATGAGGATTAA